A single genomic interval of Roseomonas aeriglobus harbors:
- a CDS encoding TonB-dependent receptor → MRALHLASTCVVAIILGASGAAAQTVVAPATPTTSGTLPLVGQESTDETPGSGDVIVTATRRAERIQDVPISITAFNQEELTQKGIVGFEGIARETPGVVLNRPTQNFNNFTARGIATNGYNANLQSSVAVYIDELPVSTIGNTTVVDPNLFDVERVEFLRGPQGTLFGSGSLSGAMRILTKSPDLNDFDRSALVDLGLTGKDSFRQRYNSMINVPIVSDKLAIRAVGFYRNEEGYLDNVGTGVKNSNTLIDYGGRIIALFKPTERLSIRLLASYENSDPKDSSLTSPSLGREKRISDQPDRFTGKQTVLNATIDYDFDFAKLTSSSTYSKFDQRFWVDLAGTFPRQAAFPGAPIAFGLDANGFDKVFVQEARLASSLGGNFEFVVGGFYLGSGLIGHSQKMTVAARATAEKKTVGQRS, encoded by the coding sequence ATGCGGGCACTGCACCTGGCATCGACGTGCGTCGTTGCGATCATTCTGGGCGCGAGCGGCGCGGCGGCGCAGACCGTCGTGGCCCCCGCCACGCCGACCACTTCTGGCACGCTGCCGCTGGTCGGACAGGAGTCGACGGACGAAACGCCGGGCTCGGGCGACGTCATCGTCACCGCCACCCGCCGCGCCGAGCGCATCCAGGACGTGCCGATCAGCATCACCGCGTTCAACCAGGAAGAGCTGACGCAAAAGGGCATCGTCGGATTTGAAGGCATCGCCCGCGAAACGCCGGGCGTGGTGCTCAACCGCCCGACGCAGAATTTCAACAACTTCACCGCCCGCGGCATCGCGACGAACGGCTATAACGCCAATCTGCAGAGCTCGGTCGCGGTCTATATCGACGAACTGCCGGTCTCGACCATCGGCAACACCACCGTTGTCGACCCCAACCTGTTCGATGTCGAGCGTGTGGAATTCCTGCGCGGGCCGCAGGGCACGTTGTTCGGATCGGGCTCGCTGTCGGGCGCGATGCGCATCCTGACCAAGAGCCCGGACCTGAACGACTTCGACCGCTCGGCGCTTGTCGACCTGGGGCTGACGGGGAAGGACAGCTTCCGCCAGCGGTACAACTCGATGATCAACGTGCCGATCGTCAGCGACAAGCTCGCGATCCGTGCGGTCGGCTTCTATCGCAACGAGGAAGGCTATCTCGACAATGTCGGGACCGGCGTGAAGAATTCAAACACGCTGATCGATTATGGTGGGCGCATCATAGCGCTGTTCAAGCCGACTGAGCGGCTGTCGATCCGCCTGCTCGCCTCCTACGAAAACAGCGACCCGAAGGACTCGTCGCTGACCAGCCCGTCACTGGGCCGGGAGAAGCGGATTTCGGATCAGCCCGACCGGTTTACCGGCAAGCAGACCGTGCTGAACGCGACGATCGACTATGACTTCGATTTCGCCAAGCTGACGTCGTCGTCGACCTACTCGAAGTTCGATCAGCGTTTCTGGGTAGATCTGGCAGGTACATTTCCGCGGCAAGCCGCCTTCCCCGGCGCACCGATCGCTTTTGGCCTCGACGCCAACGGTTTCGATAAGGTGTTCGTGCAGGAAGCTCGGCTCGCCTCGTCGCTGGGTGGCAATTTCGAATTCGTGGTCGGCGGCTTCTATCTAGGGTCAGGACTCATTGGTCATAGCCAGAAGATGACGGTGGCCGCGAGGGCGACGGCAGAGAAGAAGACGGTTGGGCAGCGGTCGTAG
- a CDS encoding IS5 family transposase (programmed frameshift), with product MSDLYWLTDEQMARLQPFFPKSHGKPRVDDRRVLSGIIFVNRNGLRWCDAPKDYGPHKTLYNRWKRWSERGIFLRMMEGLAAAEAVPKTVMIDATYLKAHRTASSLRGKKGDLGRLIGRTKGGMNTKLHAVSDADGRPLSFFMTAGQVSDYTGAAALLDDLPKAQWLLGDRGYDADWFRDALEAKGIQPCIPGRRSRNEPVRYDKRRYRRRSRIEIMFGRLKDWRRVATRYDRCPTVFFSAVALAATVIFWL from the exons ATGAGCGACCTGTACTGGCTGACGGATGAGCAGATGGCGCGTCTGCAACCGTTCTTTCCCAAGAGCCATGGCAAGCCTCGGGTCGATGATCGGCGGGTGCTCAGCGGCATCATTTTCGTCAATCGCAACGGGCTACGCTGGTGTGATGCACCGAAGGACTATGGGCCGCACAAGACGCTCTACAATCGCTGGAAGCGGTGGAGCGAGAGGGGTATTTTCCTGCGAATGATGGAAGGTCTCGCGGCAGCGGAGGCCGTGCCGAAGACCGTCATGATCGACGCGACCTACCTGAAGGCACACCGCACGGCATCGAGTCTGCGGG GTAAAAAAGGGGATCTCGGCCGTCTGATCGGCCGCACGAAAGGCGGCATGAACACCAAACTGCACGCCGTCAGCGATGCGGACGGGCGGCCCTTGAGCTTCTTCATGACCGCCGGGCAGGTCAGCGACTACACCGGCGCGGCAGCCTTGCTCGACGATCTGCCGAAAGCACAGTGGCTGCTTGGCGACCGTGGTTATGATGCCGATTGGTTCAGAGACGCCCTGGAAGCCAAAGGCATCCAGCCCTGCATCCCGGGCCGCAGATCGCGCAACGAGCCGGTCAGATACGACAAGCGCCGCTACCGGCGCCGCAGCCGCATCGAGATCATGTTCGGCCGTCTGAAGGATTGGCGCCGCGTCGCAACTCGCTACGACCGCTGCCCAACCGTCTTCTTCTCTGCCGTCGCCCTCGCGGCCACCGTCATCTTCTGGCTATGA
- a CDS encoding response regulator transcription factor — MTAAACTILVVEDDLHIRRLLRGALVRGGHDVIEAATAREGLSVATARKPQVVLLDLGLPDRDGLELIQALKTGAAIIVVSAREATDEKVAALDLGADDYVTKPFDTDELLARVRTVLRHRQPATIAGPIRFGDVTIDTNLRRVTRGGIDVHLTPKEYDVLSELARKPDRVVGHRAILRSVWGAAHEDDIDYLRIVVRALRQKLEPNPAQPTWLINEPGVGYWLRTQ, encoded by the coding sequence ATGACCGCTGCGGCGTGCACAATCTTGGTCGTCGAGGACGACCTCCACATCCGCCGCCTGCTGCGCGGCGCGCTAGTTCGCGGCGGGCATGACGTGATCGAGGCGGCGACCGCGCGCGAAGGCCTGTCAGTCGCCACCGCGCGCAAGCCGCAGGTCGTGCTGCTCGACCTCGGCCTGCCCGATCGTGATGGGCTGGAACTGATACAGGCTTTGAAGACCGGCGCTGCGATCATTGTCGTGTCCGCTCGCGAAGCCACCGACGAAAAGGTCGCAGCGCTAGATCTGGGCGCCGACGACTACGTCACCAAGCCGTTCGACACCGACGAACTCCTCGCCCGCGTCCGAACGGTGCTACGGCACCGCCAACCCGCAACGATAGCGGGCCCAATCCGCTTCGGCGACGTGACGATCGACACCAACCTGCGCCGGGTGACCCGCGGCGGCATCGACGTCCACCTGACGCCGAAGGAATATGACGTCCTGTCCGAACTGGCCCGCAAGCCCGACCGCGTCGTCGGCCACCGCGCAATCCTCCGGTCGGTCTGGGGCGCAGCGCACGAGGACGACATCGACTATCTGCGAATTGTCGTGCGCGCCTTACGTCAGAAATTGGAACCAAACCCGGCACAGCCAACATGGCTGATCAATGAGCCGGGTGTCGGCTATTGGCTGCGGACACAGTAA
- a CDS encoding carboxylesterase family protein, producing MKILIAAALLAGAAPALAQTVTAPAGTLEGTTENGLTIFRGIPYAQPPVGPLRWKPPVALPAWDGVRQAKRFGQACVQPRERNLGIYTNPPQQMGEDCLTLNVWAPKDVQKLPVLVWIHGGALVSGYSHEQMYDAARMAGTGMIVVSINYRLGILGYLAHPELSAESAEGTSGNYGLRDQIAALEWVKRNIAAFGGDPANVTIAGESAGGLSVMHLMASPAARGLFAKGIAQSAYMVSTPELKTAAHGTPSAETTGTTIATMLGATTLADLRAMDATKLASTALAKGYVPWGTIDGKLLTRQLVDTWDRGEQAPVPLIAGFNAGEVRSMRVLLPPAPADAAAYEATIRARYGDLADPFLTLYPASHIGESMLATARDALYGWTSQRLAIGQTAIGQRGYLYLFDHGYPAADDNGLHAFHASEIPFVFGTADKTPPMWPKVPDTLAERRLSDAMLGYWTSFAKTGTPIASGQADWQAYGKDGNYMAFVAKPEPRRKLMPGMFALHEAAMCRRRAAGNQPWGFNAGLASPVLAKTAGCK from the coding sequence ATGAAAATCCTGATCGCCGCGGCGCTGCTCGCTGGTGCCGCCCCTGCCCTCGCGCAGACCGTGACGGCGCCCGCCGGCACGCTGGAGGGCACGACCGAGAACGGCCTCACCATCTTCCGCGGCATTCCCTATGCCCAGCCACCAGTCGGCCCGCTACGATGGAAACCGCCAGTCGCGCTGCCGGCGTGGGATGGCGTGCGCCAGGCCAAGCGCTTCGGCCAGGCCTGTGTCCAGCCGCGCGAGCGCAATCTGGGCATCTACACCAACCCGCCGCAGCAGATGGGCGAGGACTGCCTGACGCTCAACGTCTGGGCGCCGAAGGATGTGCAGAAGCTGCCGGTGCTCGTTTGGATTCACGGCGGGGCTTTGGTGTCGGGCTACAGCCACGAACAGATGTACGACGCCGCCAGGATGGCCGGCACCGGCATGATCGTCGTGTCGATCAACTATCGCCTGGGCATCCTCGGCTATCTTGCCCATCCCGAACTTAGCGCCGAGAGTGCAGAAGGGACATCGGGCAATTACGGCCTGCGCGACCAGATCGCGGCGCTCGAATGGGTCAAGCGCAACATCGCGGCGTTCGGCGGCGATCCGGCCAACGTTACCATCGCTGGCGAGTCCGCGGGCGGCCTGAGCGTCATGCACCTGATGGCCAGCCCCGCGGCGCGTGGGCTGTTTGCCAAGGGCATCGCTCAAAGCGCCTATATGGTCTCGACGCCCGAGCTGAAGACCGCCGCGCACGGCACGCCGTCGGCCGAGACGACCGGCACGACTATCGCCACGATGCTGGGCGCGACCACTCTGGCCGACCTGCGCGCGATGGACGCGACGAAGCTCGCCTCGACGGCGCTCGCCAAGGGCTATGTTCCCTGGGGCACGATCGACGGCAAGCTGCTGACCCGCCAGTTGGTCGATACCTGGGACCGCGGCGAGCAGGCGCCGGTGCCGCTGATCGCCGGGTTCAACGCGGGCGAAGTGCGGTCGATGCGCGTTCTTCTGCCCCCCGCGCCCGCCGACGCCGCGGCGTATGAGGCGACGATCCGCGCGCGCTATGGCGACCTCGCCGACCCGTTCCTTACCCTCTACCCGGCAAGCCATATCGGCGAATCGATGCTCGCGACCGCGCGTGATGCGCTGTACGGCTGGACCTCGCAGCGCTTGGCGATCGGCCAGACTGCGATCGGCCAGCGCGGTTATCTCTATCTGTTCGACCATGGCTATCCGGCGGCGGACGATAACGGCCTGCACGCCTTTCACGCCTCCGAAATCCCGTTCGTGTTCGGCACCGCCGACAAGACCCCGCCGATGTGGCCAAAGGTCCCCGACACGCTGGCCGAGCGGCGGCTGTCGGACGCAATGCTCGGCTATTGGACGTCGTTCGCCAAGACCGGCACGCCGATCGCGTCGGGACAGGCAGATTGGCAGGCCTATGGCAAGGACGGCAACTATATGGCGTTCGTCGCAAAGCCCGAGCCGCGGCGCAAACTGATGCCCGGCATGTTCGCGCTGCACGAAGCCGCCATGTGCCGCCGACGCGCGGCGGGCAACCAGCCTTGGGGCTTCAACGCCGGCCTCGCTTCGCCGGTGCTCGCCAAGACGGCAGGCTGCAAATGA
- a CDS encoding TonB-dependent receptor, protein MRSRLPHQWVLTLNRRRDVDFLYRSNPQFLAARSLTGLPDQYFQKLYTYSISEELAGFGELTYRFSPKFWLTGGMRYGGTSAQAFTEAGGYVATDARGFNYYTLALFGLPGNFVNFTPYQPVTGVKATGTKPSWKASASFKPTEAVTTYATFATGFRAPIVNAAAGRASTVPGANDIVIPNGASSDDLKSYEIGAKGRFVNGLVTINAAAYLIDWNNIQAQANRVSDSVQFATNIGGARSKGFEVEFGVIPAKDVFIGLNAAYNDSKITKLTAAEAAISGAVLGHRLSAPRLQGALFTSIGFDLGDTTKGTLAVNAQYVGSYNSSFPNTPGNPNLRLVTFGKTDEYVNTNISFGITRGPISAQAYVENVFDDHSITYIHPEAFLISRFGTLRPRTVGIRLGYGI, encoded by the coding sequence ATCAGATCGCGCCTCCCACATCAATGGGTCCTGACCCTAAATCGCCGCCGCGACGTCGATTTCCTGTACCGTTCGAACCCGCAGTTTCTGGCCGCGCGCAGCCTTACCGGCTTGCCCGATCAGTATTTCCAGAAGCTCTACACCTATTCGATCAGCGAGGAACTCGCCGGGTTCGGTGAACTGACCTATCGCTTCTCGCCGAAGTTCTGGCTGACCGGCGGGATGCGCTACGGCGGCACGTCGGCGCAGGCGTTTACCGAAGCCGGCGGCTATGTCGCGACGGATGCCCGCGGCTTCAACTACTATACGCTCGCACTATTCGGCCTGCCCGGCAATTTCGTGAACTTCACGCCGTACCAGCCGGTGACGGGCGTGAAAGCGACCGGCACCAAGCCGTCTTGGAAGGCTAGCGCGTCTTTCAAGCCTACCGAGGCGGTCACTACCTATGCGACCTTCGCCACCGGCTTCCGCGCACCGATCGTCAACGCCGCCGCCGGCCGCGCCAGCACGGTGCCGGGGGCCAACGATATCGTCATCCCGAACGGCGCATCATCGGACGATCTGAAGAGCTATGAAATCGGCGCGAAGGGGCGGTTCGTGAACGGCCTCGTCACGATCAACGCCGCAGCCTATCTGATCGACTGGAACAACATCCAGGCACAGGCCAATCGCGTGTCCGATTCGGTGCAGTTTGCCACCAACATCGGCGGCGCGCGCAGCAAGGGCTTCGAAGTCGAGTTCGGCGTCATCCCTGCGAAGGACGTCTTCATCGGTCTGAACGCCGCATACAACGATTCCAAGATCACCAAACTGACCGCGGCGGAAGCGGCGATATCGGGCGCGGTGCTCGGTCACCGGCTGTCCGCGCCGCGTCTCCAGGGCGCGCTGTTCACTTCGATCGGCTTCGACTTGGGTGACACGACCAAGGGCACGCTAGCGGTCAACGCGCAATATGTCGGTTCATACAACAGTTCGTTCCCGAACACGCCGGGCAACCCGAACCTGCGTCTCGTGACGTTCGGCAAGACCGACGAATATGTGAACACCAACATCAGCTTCGGGATCACGCGCGGGCCGATCTCCGCACAGGCCTATGTCGAAAATGTCTTCGATGATCACTCGATCACCTACATCCACCCGGAGGCGTTCTTGATCAGCCGCTTCGGCACGCTGCGTCCGCGCACCGTGGGCATCCGCCTCGGCTACGGGATCTGA
- a CDS encoding MFS transporter produces the protein MLAVLTFVYVLNFLDRQLIGILAKPIQDALLITDGQLGLIGGLYFAMFYCFIAIPVGYLADKTNRVGVLSLACAIWSGATVACGIASSYAQLVVARMLVGVGEAGGVPPSYAIITDTYPPGRRGAAFGIFNMGPAIGAAAGVAFGAAIAERFGWRMPFIVVGAIGIVTALCVWLFIREPARGTFDVVRGAATDRAKFWPTLRMFFSNPTLMLAALGSGATQFVTYGLGNFAVLFLMRDKGMVLREVAVWYALVLVVGMAGGMILSGRIIDWMTRTSRAGYAIAPATSLAIAMPFYIAFVWAPGWPLALALLTVVMVFNYFYLSASVALVQEEVRPDQRVLSGALLLLVMNFIGLGLGPTWVGFASDWFKAHGSALYLQSALYTLTPFYLIAIALFVTLARRLGREVRA, from the coding sequence GTGCTGGCGGTGCTCACTTTCGTCTATGTCCTCAATTTTCTGGATCGGCAGTTGATCGGCATTCTCGCCAAGCCGATCCAGGACGCGCTGTTGATAACCGACGGGCAGCTGGGGCTGATCGGCGGGCTCTACTTCGCGATGTTCTATTGCTTCATTGCGATCCCGGTCGGCTATCTGGCGGACAAGACCAACCGTGTCGGCGTGCTGTCGCTGGCGTGCGCGATCTGGAGCGGAGCGACGGTCGCCTGCGGCATCGCCAGCAGCTACGCCCAACTGGTGGTCGCGCGAATGCTGGTCGGCGTCGGCGAGGCGGGCGGCGTGCCACCGTCCTATGCGATCATCACCGACACCTATCCGCCGGGGCGCCGCGGTGCCGCGTTCGGCATCTTCAACATGGGACCGGCGATCGGCGCCGCCGCGGGGGTCGCCTTCGGCGCGGCGATCGCAGAGCGGTTTGGCTGGCGCATGCCGTTCATCGTCGTGGGGGCGATCGGGATTGTCACCGCCCTGTGCGTCTGGCTGTTCATTCGCGAGCCGGCCCGCGGCACGTTCGACGTCGTCCGTGGCGCTGCGACAGACAGGGCAAAGTTCTGGCCGACGCTCAGAATGTTCTTTTCCAATCCGACGCTGATGCTCGCGGCGCTCGGCAGTGGCGCGACGCAGTTTGTCACCTATGGCCTGGGCAATTTCGCGGTTCTGTTTCTGATGCGCGACAAGGGCATGGTCCTGAGAGAAGTCGCCGTCTGGTACGCGCTGGTGCTGGTCGTTGGCATGGCCGGCGGCATGATCTTGTCGGGACGAATCATCGACTGGATGACGCGCACGTCGCGCGCCGGCTACGCCATCGCGCCCGCCACCAGCCTCGCCATCGCCATGCCCTTCTACATCGCCTTCGTCTGGGCACCCGGCTGGCCGCTCGCGCTGGCGCTGCTGACGGTTGTGATGGTGTTCAACTATTTCTACCTCTCCGCCTCGGTCGCGTTGGTGCAGGAGGAGGTGCGGCCCGACCAGCGGGTGCTGTCGGGCGCGCTACTGCTGCTCGTCATGAACTTCATCGGCCTTGGCCTGGGGCCGACCTGGGTCGGCTTCGCCAGCGACTGGTTCAAGGCGCACGGCAGCGCGCTCTACCTCCAGTCCGCACTCTACACGCTGACGCCTTTCTACCTGATCGCCATCGCCTTGTTCGTCACACTCGCACGGCGGCTCGGCCGCGAGGTTCGCGCATGA
- the kdpB gene encoding potassium-transporting ATPase subunit KdpB: MARAATLFTPELIAPALLDAVRKLSPAQLVRNPVMFVTAVVALLLTMLLAIGGDGLAAGFKLQLIVWLWLTVLFGTFAEALAEGRGKAQAASLRAAKAELWAMRLLGVGDTCEKVPASQLRAGDTVVISAGELIPADGEVIAGVASVNEAAITGESAPVIREAGGDRSAVTAGTRVQSDRITVRVTADPGQGFLDRMIALVEGAERKKTPNEVALTILLVGLTIIFLIAVATVPGFASYAGGSVPVAILAALLITLIPTTIAALLSAIGIAGMDRLVRFNVLAKSGRAVEAAGDIDVLLLDKTGTITIGDRQATEFRAVGGATQAELAEAALLASLADETPEGRSIVVLARDAFGIALTALPHDAEVIPFTAQTRISGVRTADALIQKGAVDSVLKVNTGLGATPAADELRRITDAIARAGGTPLAVAKDGKLLGAIFLKDIVKAGIRERFAELRAMGIRTVMITGDNPLTAAAIAAEAGVDDFLAQATPEDKLSLIRKEQQGGKLVAMCGDGTNDAPALAQADVGVAMNTGTQAAREAGNMVDLDSDPTKLIEVVGLGKQLLMTRGAMTTFSVANDVAKYFAIIPAMFVALYPSLGALNVMGLSTPESAILSAIIFNALIIPALVPLALKGVTYKPMAAGPLLARNLAVYGLGGLVAPFAGIKLIDVAVTGLGLA, translated from the coding sequence ATGGCCCGCGCCGCCACCCTGTTCACGCCCGAGCTGATCGCGCCTGCGCTGCTCGATGCGGTTCGCAAACTCTCCCCCGCGCAACTCGTGCGCAACCCGGTAATGTTCGTCACCGCCGTCGTCGCGCTGCTGCTGACTATGCTGCTTGCGATCGGCGGCGACGGCCTTGCAGCCGGCTTCAAGCTCCAGCTCATCGTCTGGCTTTGGCTGACCGTCCTATTCGGCACCTTTGCCGAGGCGCTGGCGGAAGGGCGCGGCAAGGCGCAGGCGGCGAGCCTGCGGGCCGCCAAAGCCGAACTGTGGGCGATGCGCCTGCTGGGCGTCGGGGACACCTGCGAAAAGGTGCCCGCCAGCCAGCTGCGCGCCGGCGACACGGTGGTCATCTCCGCGGGAGAACTGATCCCGGCGGACGGCGAAGTCATCGCCGGCGTGGCGAGCGTCAATGAAGCCGCGATCACTGGCGAGAGCGCACCCGTCATCCGCGAAGCGGGCGGCGACCGATCGGCCGTGACTGCGGGCACGCGTGTCCAGTCCGACAGGATCACCGTGCGCGTCACTGCCGATCCAGGCCAAGGCTTCCTCGACCGCATGATCGCGCTGGTCGAAGGCGCCGAGCGCAAGAAGACACCGAACGAGGTTGCGCTGACCATCCTGCTCGTCGGGTTGACGATCATCTTCCTGATCGCGGTCGCGACGGTGCCAGGATTTGCGTCCTACGCGGGCGGCAGCGTGCCGGTCGCGATTCTGGCGGCGCTGCTCATCACCCTTATCCCGACGACGATCGCCGCCCTGCTCTCTGCGATCGGCATTGCCGGCATGGATCGGCTGGTCCGCTTCAACGTGCTCGCCAAGTCGGGCCGTGCGGTGGAGGCCGCCGGCGACATAGACGTGCTGCTGCTCGACAAGACCGGCACGATCACCATCGGCGACCGCCAAGCCACCGAGTTCCGCGCGGTCGGGGGTGCGACGCAGGCCGAGCTGGCCGAGGCGGCCCTGCTTGCCAGCCTAGCCGACGAAACGCCCGAAGGCCGCTCGATCGTCGTCCTTGCCCGCGATGCCTTCGGCATTGCCCTGACCGCCCTTCCGCACGATGCGGAGGTCATCCCCTTCACCGCCCAGACCCGCATCTCAGGCGTCCGCACGGCCGACGCGCTCATCCAGAAAGGCGCGGTAGACTCGGTGCTGAAGGTCAATACCGGCCTTGGCGCGACGCCGGCCGCTGACGAACTGCGCCGCATCACCGATGCCATCGCCCGTGCCGGCGGTACGCCGCTGGCGGTCGCCAAGGACGGCAAGCTGCTCGGCGCTATCTTCCTAAAGGACATCGTGAAGGCCGGCATCCGCGAACGCTTCGCCGAACTGCGCGCGATGGGCATCCGCACCGTCATGATAACCGGCGACAACCCGCTGACCGCCGCCGCGATCGCAGCCGAAGCCGGGGTCGACGATTTCCTGGCGCAGGCCACGCCCGAGGACAAGCTGTCGCTCATCCGCAAGGAACAGCAGGGCGGCAAGCTGGTCGCGATGTGCGGCGACGGCACCAACGACGCGCCCGCGCTCGCCCAGGCCGATGTCGGTGTCGCGATGAACACCGGCACCCAGGCCGCGCGTGAGGCGGGCAACATGGTCGACTTGGATAGCGATCCGACCAAGCTGATAGAGGTCGTCGGCCTCGGCAAGCAGTTGCTGATGACCCGAGGCGCGATGACCACCTTCTCAGTCGCCAACGATGTCGCCAAATATTTCGCAATCATCCCGGCGATGTTTGTAGCGCTCTACCCAAGCCTCGGCGCGCTCAACGTCATGGGCCTAAGCACGCCGGAAAGCGCGATCCTGTCGGCAATCATCTTTAACGCGCTCATCATCCCCGCGCTGGTGCCGCTGGCGCTGAAGGGCGTCACCTACAAGCCGATGGCCGCCGGCCCGCTGCTGGCTCGCAACCTCGCCGTCTACGGCCTAGGCGGTCTCGTTGCGCCTTTCGCCGGCATCAAGCTCATCGACGTCGCCGTCACCGGCCTCGGTCTCGCCTAA
- the kdpC gene encoding potassium-transporting ATPase subunit KdpC — MTTALRPALVMTGLFAGLLGVAYPLAMTVMGQTIFPHQANGSLIRDGGEVVGSELIGQRVTADRYFRPRPSAAGKGYDGLASAGSNLGPSSQALADRLRADIARQTPSASGRIIPPDLVTASASGLDPHISPEAALYQVDRVARARGLTAASVRAAVERATEHPLLGILGEPRVNVLLLNRALDGRPAGR; from the coding sequence ATCACCACCGCGCTACGCCCGGCGCTTGTCATGACGGGACTGTTCGCCGGCTTACTGGGTGTCGCCTACCCGCTTGCGATGACCGTTATGGGCCAGACCATCTTCCCGCATCAGGCGAACGGCAGCCTGATCCGCGATGGCGGGGAGGTGGTCGGTTCCGAATTGATCGGCCAGCGTGTCACCGCCGACCGCTATTTCCGCCCGCGCCCGTCGGCGGCCGGAAAGGGCTATGACGGTCTTGCTTCGGCCGGCTCGAATCTCGGCCCTTCATCCCAGGCGCTCGCCGACCGCCTGCGTGCCGACATCGCGCGCCAAACGCCATCCGCCTCAGGTCGCATTATTCCGCCCGACCTCGTGACGGCCTCTGCCTCGGGGCTCGACCCTCATATCAGCCCCGAGGCGGCTTTGTATCAGGTGGACCGGGTCGCCCGCGCCCGCGGGCTCACCGCGGCGAGCGTGCGCGCTGCGGTCGAGCGCGCCACCGAGCATCCGCTGCTCGGTATACTTGGCGAGCCCCGCGTCAACGTCCTGCTGCTCAACCGCGCGCTCGACGGCCGACCGGCCGGGCGGTAA